The Falco peregrinus isolate bFalPer1 chromosome 1, bFalPer1.pri, whole genome shotgun sequence genome has a window encoding:
- the LOC114010470 gene encoding ly6/PLAUR domain-containing protein 1-like, with protein MLSGHMPGGAHGILSLMTVVFVLPEVSGLQCYGCNIIVGTKNVDMGCSNPEVITCSHSHQGFKHRFCIKTESVVLGILLTSGCATSRHCQQQELPGVRIHCCDTDLCNGSPRAPQPPPGLTGGCLLLPCILAALLLT; from the exons ATGCTCTCAGGACACATGCCTGGAGGTGCCCATGGGATCCTCTCTCTGATGACTGTGGTGTTCGTCCTCCCGGAGG TGTCCGGACTCCAGTGTTATGGCTGCAACATCATCGTTGGCACCAAAAACGTGGACATGGGGTGCTCTAACCCAGAGGTGATCACCTGTTCCCACTCCCACCAGGGATTCAAACACCGGTTCTGCATTAAGACAGAGAGCG TGGTCCTGGGCATCCTGCTGACCAGCGGCTGTGCCACCTCCCgtcactgccagcagcaggagctgccggGGGTCCGCATCCACTGCTGTGACACAGACCTCTGCAACGGctcccccagagccccccagccgccccctgGCCTCACTGGcggctgccttctgctgccctgcatccttgctgccctgctcctcacctga